TCCCGATGAAATATCAAGATGCTTTATTGGATAATTCTGCCCCAATGCACTTATAGAAAGAAGAATAATAAGAAAGGACTTTAGATTAACCATAGATTTTTTTTTAAACGCCTGCTTTGATATGAAAATAGAAAATCTAATCTCAAAACTCAATCAATTTTTAGATGGATGCCAAATCAGTATATTTTGCGAAAATAATGATTTAGTATATAAGGTGTAAAAGTAACATTTGTTTTTCAGATAAATTTCAGGCTCCTGTTTCGAACTGTTTTTTCTCATATAAAAATTAAGATTTTGATCTTTTTTAAATAAATTTTAGAAAAAAATGCACCAATTAAAAATTTCAATTTAAAGGATTATTAAATATAATATTTTAACGGCGATTCTTTTAGAGAGTCGTTTTTTTTGCTGTAAAAAATTGACAAATATGTTTTTATTCAGCTTTATAAATATGCTTTTACGAAATTGTCCCCTTTTATAAATGAATTTTTCCCTGTCTTAAAAACTTGTTGCAGCCTTAATTTGCAGTCTGAGTTGATAACTATAACGTTTGAATAATGCTATTCTAAATTTTGTTCAAAAAAAGTCAGCGAAAGAAACTAACACATTATGCTAACCTAAAACCAATTTTAAAAATGATCAGTACTTCAATTAAAACCTAAAGCAGAAATCCTTTTTCTCATTTTAAACGATAGTGTAAACCTTATCGAATACGCGCATTTATAATCTTAAGAATTGATTTCTGAAAAAAAACATCTGTAAAAGAAAGTCTCATTTTTTTACAGGTTATATTTCGGTGCAGTTATTTTGATAACCGTCACTAATTCACAAAAACTAACTTAAACCAGCCCAATTAAAAAAGTATGAAAAGAATTAAAACCAAATTTTTACTTTTATTACTCTTACTTCCTTTTTGTGTTTTCGCTCAAACCACAATCAGCGGAGTTGTCCTGGAAAATGGCTCTAAACAACCCATTCCGGGAGTAAACGTAAAAGTCTCCGGTGCAAATATCAGCACGACTACGGACTTTGATGGAAAATTTCAATTATCCGGCGTAAAATCAGACAGCCAGATAACGTTTTCCTTTACCGGTTATGTCAATAAAACTATTACAGTTGGAGGACAAAAAAATGTAAGTATATATCTTGCAGAAGATACCAATGAACTAAAAGAAGTAGTGGTTCAGGTAGGTTACGGAAGCGTTAAAAAGAAAGATGCTACAGGATCTGTTACCGCACTTTCTACAAAAGACTTTAACAAAGGAAATAATATTACGACAGAAAATCTGCTTAACGGAAGGGTGGCAGGTTTAACCGTAAACTCAACGGGTGCTCCGGGTTCCAGTTCTCAAATTAGAATTCGAGGAGGAAGTTCCCTTTTTGCAAGCAATGATCCTCTTATTGTTATCGATGGACTGCCCCTTGATAATGCTACAAATACAGGATCTTCTTCATTTTTGGCATCATTAAATCCGGCAACTGTCGAGTCGATTACAGTTTTAAAAGATGCATCGGCTTCTGCAATTTATGGTTCACGTGCGGCTAACGGTGTTATTATTATAACGACCAAAAAAGGAAGCAAAACATTATCTGTAGATTATAATGTGCAATATGCTGCAGGTACACTGACTAAAACGGTTGATGTTTTTAGTGCAGATGAATTTAGAAGTGTTATCGCTGACAGAAGAAGCGATGACCTTGACAAACTTGGAACTGCGAATACAGACTGGCAGAAAGCAATTTACAGAAATACAGGTACAATAGATCAGAGTTTAGCCATTAGAGGAAACTTATTTGATATTATTCCAACAAGTCTGACACTTGGAAATACAGATCAGCAGGGACTTCGTTTGACGAATAATTTTAAAAGAAACACTGTTGGTTTAGTAATGAATCCGGCCTTTTTGGATAATCATTTAAAATTGAGACTTTCGGCGAATTATACAGATGAGATAAACAGATTTACAGATGCTGTTGAAGGAGCAGCCATTGGTTTTGATCCAACGCAGCCTATAAGAGTCGAGGGAGCACCTTATGGCGGTTATTTTGAATATACAACAGGTGTAGATGCAAACGGAAATTATCCTTTGGTAGCTACTGCTGCAAGAAATCCTGTTTCGCAGTTGTTGAATACAAATGACAGAGGGACGAACAGCAGAATTTTTGGAAATTTTGAGATAGATTATAAATTTCATTTTTTACCTGCTTTAAGAGCCGTTGTAAATGTTGGTTTTGATGAATCGAATGGAGAAAGAAGAAGACTGGTTGGTGCAGATGCCGGATCAGCTCCTTCAAACAATAACATTCCGTACGGTACAAATGAATATACAGAACAAACCAGAAGAAATAAATTATTAGATACGTATTTAGTTTATAACAAAACTTTTAACTCATTGAATTTT
This portion of the Flavobacterium gelatinilyticum genome encodes:
- a CDS encoding SusC/RagA family TonB-linked outer membrane protein is translated as MKRIKTKFLLLLLLLPFCVFAQTTISGVVLENGSKQPIPGVNVKVSGANISTTTDFDGKFQLSGVKSDSQITFSFTGYVNKTITVGGQKNVSIYLAEDTNELKEVVVQVGYGSVKKKDATGSVTALSTKDFNKGNNITTENLLNGRVAGLTVNSTGAPGSSSQIRIRGGSSLFASNDPLIVIDGLPLDNATNTGSSSFLASLNPATVESITVLKDASASAIYGSRAANGVIIITTKKGSKTLSVDYNVQYAAGTLTKTVDVFSADEFRSVIADRRSDDLDKLGTANTDWQKAIYRNTGTIDQSLAIRGNLFDIIPTSLTLGNTDQQGLRLTNNFKRNTVGLVMNPAFLDNHLKLRLSANYTDEINRFTDAVEGAAIGFDPTQPIRVEGAPYGGYFEYTTGVDANGNYPLVATAARNPVSQLLNTNDRGTNSRIFGNFEIDYKFHFLPALRAVVNVGFDESNGERRRLVGADAGSAPSNNNIPYGTNEYTEQTRRNKLLDTYLVYNKTFNSLNFEMTGGYSYQKFQSSKFETGNVLNPDLPSTFPETTLDTDVVLLGFFARTNLNFRDKYLLTLSYRRDGSSRFEEANRWGNFPSAAFAWKIKEDFFKDNNTLSDLKLRLSYGITGQQDIPEPNGYLQKYQVGSGNSEYYFGDSPVPVALPSKRTNNLKWEETTSYNAGMDFGFLNNRLSAGLDVYYKESKDLLVNAAISDGSNFSNRVYQNVGSFTTKGIEFTINANAVKTENFNWNMNFNIAKFERRIKNLVGGTDIFLGDNIAGTGTPGQIFREGYTPYSFYVYKQLYNNEGKPIDGAFADLNGDNIKNDSDKYIYNNPDPDFTLGFASNMNYKKFDFSFNLRASIGNRIFNAVDASRAQYDAMENGGVLSNIPSQIRETNFQTTSNVLLSDIYIEDASFLKLDNITLGYTLNNWLNSKASLRVSTGVQNVFVLTKYSGLDPEITNNGVDKTIYPRQRSILFGVNLKF